The Pseudarthrobacter sp. BIM B-2242 region GCCAACTGGTGTTCGACGCGGCAAAGCGCTGCACCGGCGTGGACGTGGTGGACTCCGCATTCGGCCGGACCCACCGGCTCTCCGCGCACCGCGAGGTGATCCTCTCCACCGGCGCCATCGACTCCCCCAAGCTGCTGATGCTCTCCGGCATCGGCCCGGCCGCGCACCTGGCCCGGCACGGCATCGAGGTGCTGGTGGACTCCCCCGGCGTGGGTGAAAACCTGCAGGACCACCCCGAAGGCGTGGTCCAGTTCGAGGCCAGGCAGCCCATGGTGCAGACCTCCACCCAGTGGTGGGAGATCGGCATCTTCACCCCCACCGAGGACGGCCTGGACCGCCCGGACCTGATGATGCACTACGGCTCCGTCCCGTTCGACATGAACACCCTGCGGCACGGCTACCCCACCACGGAGAACGGCTTCAGCCTCACCCCGAACGTCACGCATGCCCGCTCCCGCGGCACCGTCAGGCTGCGCAGCCGCGATTTCCGCGACAAGCCCATGGTGGATCCGCGCTATTTCACCGATCCCGAGGGCCACGACATGCGCGTTATGGTGGCCGGCATCCGCAAGGCCCGCGAAATCGCCGCCCAGCCCGCCATGGCCGCATGGACCGGCCGCGAGCTCTCGCCCGGGGTCGAGGCGCAGACTGACGAGGAGCTGCGGGAGTACATCCGCAAGACCCACAACACCGTGTACCACCCGGTGGGCACCGTCCGGATGGGAGCGGACGACGACGGCATGTCACCGCTGGATCCCCAGCTGCGGGTCAAGGGCGTCACCGGCCTGCGCGTCGCCGATGCGTCCGTCATGCCTGAACACGTCACCGTCAACCCCAACATCACCGTCATGATGATCGGCGAGCGCTGTGCTGATCTGATCCGCGCAGGCCACACCGGCGGCACTAAAAAGCTCGCTGCAAAGCTCGCTGAAAAGAAAGAGGAGGACCTCAGCCCGTCCTTCGCCTGAGGGGCACGTTCCGGAGGCTATTGATTTCACCCCGCGTCCAATGGCGTCCGCGGGTTGCATCGCGCGTACTTTTCTGACCTAGGAGTT contains the following coding sequences:
- a CDS encoding GMC family oxidoreductase, translating into MHYDNIEDLTERGFDYVVIGGGSAGAAVAARLSEDPDVTVALVEAGPDDRNLPEILQLDRWMELLESGYDWDYPVEPQENGNSFMRHARARVMGGCSSHNSCIAFWAPREDLDEWESKYGATGWNADAAWPLYQRLETNEDAGPDAPHHGDSGPVHLMNVPPADPAGVALLDACEQTGIPRAKFNTGTTVVNGANFFQINRRADGTRASSSVSYIHPIVDRPNFTLLTGLRARQLVFDAAKRCTGVDVVDSAFGRTHRLSAHREVILSTGAIDSPKLLMLSGIGPAAHLARHGIEVLVDSPGVGENLQDHPEGVVQFEARQPMVQTSTQWWEIGIFTPTEDGLDRPDLMMHYGSVPFDMNTLRHGYPTTENGFSLTPNVTHARSRGTVRLRSRDFRDKPMVDPRYFTDPEGHDMRVMVAGIRKAREIAAQPAMAAWTGRELSPGVEAQTDEELREYIRKTHNTVYHPVGTVRMGADDDGMSPLDPQLRVKGVTGLRVADASVMPEHVTVNPNITVMMIGERCADLIRAGHTGGTKKLAAKLAEKKEEDLSPSFA